The Raphanus sativus cultivar WK10039 chromosome 2, ASM80110v3, whole genome shotgun sequence genome includes a region encoding these proteins:
- the LOC108834269 gene encoding CASP-like protein 2B1, with protein sequence MSYLGVGISPGNVAVYHGGGKMKLIDRKLRQTELLLRCSVTALALLGLIMIVTDTQVKQIFTIEKRAKYTNMKSLVFLVVANGIAAVYSLFQLLRCVMGLMKGSVLFSKPLAWAIFSGDQAMAYMSVAAIAAASESGIIGIRGEQELQWMKLCNMFGKFCNRGAGGVASAMLASVAMVLVSCISAFSLFRLYGATI encoded by the exons ATGAGTTACTTGGGGGTTGGAATCAGTCCCGGGAACGTTGCCGTCTACCACGGAGGAGGCAAGATGAAGCTGATTGATCGGAAACTGAGGCAAACGGAGCTGCTCTTACGCTGCTCTGTCACTGCTCTGGCTCTCCTCGGTCTTATTATGATTGTTACAGACACTCAGGTCAAACAAATCTTCACTATCGAGAAGAGGGCTAAGTACACCAACATGAAGTCGCTTGT GTTCTTAGTGGTCGCCAACGGGATAGCTGCGGTGTATTCATTGTTTCAGTTGCTTCGTTGCGTGATGGGTTTGATGAAAGGAAGCGTTTTGTTTAGCAAGCCTCTAGCTTGGGCCATTTTCTCCGGCGATCAG GCGATGGCTTACATGAGTGTGGCGGCTATAGCAGCAGCATCAGAGTCTGGTATTATTGGAATAAGAGGTGAGCAAGAGCTGCAATGGATGAAGCTGTGCAATATGTTTGGCAAGTTCTGCAACCGAGGAGCTGGTGGAGTAGCCAGCGCCATGCTTGCTTCCGTTGCTATGGTTTTGGTCTCTTGCATTTCTGCTTTTAGTCTCTTCCGCTTGTATGGTGCCACCATCTAG
- the LOC108841373 gene encoding protein GET1-like, which translates to MEGEKMIGDRGLLAAPLTFFMVVVFQLLSKKLDQLKKRGSKKNTREAELRSEIKHLLREATALSQPATFAQAAKLRRSAATKEKELAQYAEQHNNEIKLSYDQHGNVLLASKVLVYLILIFCFWRTPIAIIAKQLVQPFGNLLSWGTGGHLTGHVMVGIIPWLILSTRVSKYVCRFVDF; encoded by the exons ATGGAAGGAGAGAAAATGATAGGAGATCGCGGCCTTTTGGCCGCTCCTCTGACGTTCTTCATGGTCGTCGTGTTTCAGTTGCTATCTAAGAAGCTCGACCAATTGAAGAAg AGAGGGTCGAAGAAGAATACGAGGGAAGCAGAGCTGCGATCCGAGATTAAGCATCTTTTGAGAGAGGCCACTGCATTGTCTCA GCCAGCCACGTTTGCGCAAGCGGCCAAACTTAGGAGGTCAGCAGCTACTAAAGAGAAAGAACTTGCACAAT ATGCGGAGCAGCATAACAACGAAATTAAGCTCTCATACGATCAGCATGGCAACGTTCTGCTTGCTTCAAAG GTTTTGGTATACCTAATCTTGATATTTTGCTTCTGGAGGACTCCCATTGCCATTATTGCTAAGCAACTTGTTCAACCCTTTG GGAATTTGTTATCTTGGGGAACAGGAGGTCACTTGACAGGCCATGTAATG GTTGGGATCATACCATGGCTAATACTCTCAACCAGAGTGAGCAAATATGTATGTAGGTTCGTGGATTTCTAA
- the LOC108828465 gene encoding NADH-ubiquinone oxidoreductase 20.9 kDa subunit, which translates to MNTDITALEKPQYPVVDRNPPFTKVVGNFSVLDYLRFSTITGVSVTVGYLSGIKPGIKGPSMVTGGLIGLMGGFMYAYQNSAGRLMGFFPNEGEVASYQKRDGFSK; encoded by the exons ATGAACACTGACATCACTGCCTTGGAGAAGCCCCAATACCCCGTCGTCGATCGGAATCCACCATTCACAAAAGTCGTCGGAAACTTCAGCGTACTCGATTACCTCCGTTTCTCCACCATCACCGGCGTTTCCGTCACCGTCGGCTACCTATCAG GGATTAAGCCTGGGATCAAAGGACCGTCAATGGTGACGGGAGGACTGATCGGACTCATGGGTGGGTTCATGTATGCGTACCAGAACTCGGCGGGGAGGCTCATGGGTTTCTTCCCTAACGAAGGCGAGGTTGCTAGTTACCAGAAGCGCGATGGGTTCTCCAAATGA
- the LOC108840156 gene encoding uncharacterized protein LOC108840156 encodes MSSMVRDRKEQMVIQSSIVLLQERFRQLQRARELRAERELLNPKPNHQDKNMSQYYREPVSFGFFQFLPLNSQTSSSQQLLSLSLCPQSMSDSIEKPSFCHHWPQKDEKKVVGIDRYDDVDTSLRL; translated from the coding sequence ATGAGTTCGATGGTAAGAGACCGCAAGGAACAAATGGTAATCCAGTCTTCAATAGTCTTGCTTCAAGAAAGATTCAGACAGCTTCAGAGAGCGCGAGAGTTAAGAGCTGAACGAGAGCTCCTTAACCCTAAACCTAACCACCAAGACAAGAATATGTCACAATATTACAGGGAACCCGTgagttttggtttctttcagTTTCTACCTCTAAACTCTCAAACAAGCTCGTCACAGCAGCTCCTCTCCCTCTCCTTATGCCCTCAGTCCATGTCTGATTCCATTGAAAAGCCTAGCTTTTGTCATCACTGGCCCCAAAAAGACGAGAAGAAAGTGGTTGGGATTGATCGATACGATGACGTTGACACGTCTCTGCGTCTCTGA